The proteins below are encoded in one region of Segatella copri:
- a CDS encoding sialate O-acetylesterase produces the protein MACLPMMAQKTGSKVQEKPDPNFQIYLCFGQSNMEGNAAIEDIDRTGVNPRFQAMYAVDDEKAGWKKGQWHTAVPPQARPSTGLTSVDYFGRKMVDNLPDSIKVGTITVAVGGASIDLFDKRTYKAYLKKQPDWMKNFASQYNGNPYARLIELAKIAKKQGVIKGILLHQGETNNGDANWPNRVKTVYNDILKDLNLKAEDVPLLVGETVQKDMGGKCWAHIAIVDDIAKTIPTAHVISSKGCPQRGDGLHFIAESYRTMGKRYANMMLALQGIIPDSNYPRVDKDRRAYVKLHAPEAKKVIFDICGKQYEMKKDLDGDWYGVSDPLVVGFHYYFLNVDGVQVVDPASETYFGCCREAGGLEVPEGAEGNYYRPQQGVAHGQVRSVSYYAASQKQFRRAMVYTPAEYETNTTKRYPVLYLQHGMGEDETGWSKQGMMQHIMDNLIAEGKAEPMIVVMESGDVKKPFVARPGKNVDEERSHYGASFYDVIIKDLIPMVDKTFRTYTDREHRAMAGLSWGGCQTFNTVLPHMDKFSALGTFSGALFGVDVKTCFNGVFADAEKYNKNIHYMFMGCGSEENFGTEKMAQQLKELGIKLDVYVSPGTHHEWLTWRRCFKEFVPPLFKW, from the coding sequence ATGGCGTGCCTACCTATGATGGCACAGAAAACGGGCAGTAAGGTTCAGGAAAAGCCTGATCCTAATTTTCAGATTTATCTCTGCTTCGGACAGTCGAACATGGAAGGAAATGCGGCTATCGAAGACATCGACCGAACGGGCGTGAACCCGAGATTCCAGGCTATGTATGCCGTGGATGATGAAAAGGCAGGATGGAAGAAGGGACAATGGCACACCGCTGTGCCGCCACAGGCAAGACCCTCTACAGGACTGACTTCTGTTGACTATTTCGGAAGAAAGATGGTGGATAACCTGCCAGACAGCATCAAGGTGGGAACCATCACCGTGGCCGTGGGCGGAGCCAGCATCGACCTCTTCGATAAGCGTACCTATAAGGCTTATCTCAAGAAACAACCCGACTGGATGAAGAACTTTGCATCCCAGTACAACGGAAATCCATACGCCCGACTGATAGAACTGGCAAAAATAGCCAAGAAGCAGGGTGTTATCAAGGGCATCCTCCTGCATCAGGGCGAAACCAACAACGGCGATGCCAACTGGCCTAACCGAGTAAAGACTGTTTATAACGACATCTTGAAGGATTTGAATCTGAAGGCAGAAGACGTACCTCTGCTCGTAGGCGAAACCGTACAGAAGGATATGGGCGGAAAATGCTGGGCACATATCGCCATCGTTGATGATATTGCCAAGACCATTCCTACAGCCCACGTCATTTCTTCAAAGGGCTGTCCACAGCGTGGCGACGGTCTCCACTTCATCGCAGAAAGCTACCGCACCATGGGCAAGCGCTATGCAAACATGATGCTCGCCCTGCAGGGAATCATTCCAGACAGCAACTATCCGCGTGTAGATAAGGACCGCAGAGCTTATGTAAAGCTCCATGCTCCTGAGGCAAAGAAAGTAATCTTCGACATCTGCGGCAAGCAATATGAGATGAAAAAGGATTTGGATGGCGACTGGTACGGCGTGAGCGATCCGCTGGTAGTAGGATTCCACTACTATTTTCTGAATGTAGATGGCGTGCAGGTAGTTGACCCTGCCAGCGAAACCTACTTCGGCTGCTGCCGTGAAGCAGGCGGTCTGGAAGTTCCAGAAGGAGCAGAAGGCAACTACTATCGTCCTCAGCAGGGCGTAGCCCACGGTCAGGTTCGCTCAGTATCTTACTATGCAGCCTCCCAGAAGCAATTCCGCCGTGCCATGGTTTACACCCCTGCCGAATATGAAACCAACACCACCAAGCGCTATCCTGTGCTCTATCTGCAGCATGGCATGGGCGAAGACGAGACGGGCTGGAGCAAGCAGGGAATGATGCAGCACATCATGGACAACCTGATAGCAGAAGGCAAGGCAGAGCCTATGATTGTGGTCATGGAGAGTGGCGATGTAAAGAAGCCTTTCGTTGCCCGTCCAGGCAAGAATGTAGATGAAGAGCGCAGCCACTATGGAGCTTCTTTCTATGATGTGATTATCAAGGATCTGATTCCGATGGTTGACAAGACATTCCGCACTTATACCGACCGTGAGCATCGTGCGATGGCTGGATTGTCATGGGGCGGTTGCCAGACATTCAACACGGTATTGCCTCACATGGACAAGTTCTCTGCCCTTGGAACCTTTAGCGGTGCACTCTTTGGCGTGGATGTAAAGACCTGTTTCAATGGAGTTTTTGCCGATGCAGAGAAATACAACAAGAACATTCATTATATGTTTATGGGCTGCGGTTCGGAAGAGAACTTCGGTACCGAGAAGATGGCACAGCAGTTGAAGGAGCTGGGCATCAAGCTCGATGTTTATGTATCACCAGGCACTCATCATGAGTGGCTCACCTGGCGCCGCTGCTTCAAGGAATTTGTTCCTCCCCTCTTTAAGTGGTAA
- a CDS encoding sialate O-acetylesterase has protein sequence MRRFTMLASLLMVLCLQMAAQTWEDVKVGTSTRKTLTYVPRNVEKSPALVISLHGMNQDPGFQQNQTQWNALADTEGFIVTYPLGNNRMWDTSGMGDVMFVEAVMKDMELKHHVDKNRIYLSGFSMGSWLGYHCLETLGDQIAAFGPVSGVDIGEQPRANRMVPIMHIHGTADDVFKYTGDPHHMAGGYPSIEEYVKKWAAYEGCDTSNPQVIRPYPAGRNTANDTRTIYNNVNDDVEVNLISIDGKGHWHSNEANGVNSTQKLWNFFKRHQLNQHSTPDPNFQIYLCFGQSNMEGNAVIEAQDKTGVNPRFMAMYTLDNASAGWTKGKWHTATPPQARPYTRLSVVDYFGRKMVDNLSDEVKVGTITVAVGGASIDLFDKDKYQSYLNDANTPDWLRNYAKEYGGNPYARLIELAKIAQKSGVIKGILLHQGETNNCDQTWPSKVKKIYEDILADLGLDAKNVPLLVGELGQKDQGAACWGHNAIIDNIAATIPTAHVVSSKDCPLQSDKLHFTAEGYRMFGKRYADVMLELLGVVPVENRNYFIRYESTVGENLWDRQAVYTLPKALEKGAKYSLTMKMRTSADCAELGFWPIWNASENKNQWGGSDDVQYEAAYPIEAGDWKTLTWNFTANFTLDTFQFVFGKYGGTLDIDDMVLVKEGTSENLIANADFSARNIQGWSINWKGPSYFLDNEAYASTGIEKPAVATMMKSADKAYYTLQGVKVIRPTKGIYIHGGKKIVIK, from the coding sequence ATGAGACGTTTTACAATGCTCGCATCTCTCCTCATGGTTCTGTGCCTACAAATGGCGGCACAGACCTGGGAAGATGTAAAAGTGGGGACTTCTACTCGCAAGACCCTCACTTATGTACCAAGGAATGTAGAGAAATCACCAGCTCTGGTGATTTCTCTTCATGGTATGAATCAGGACCCTGGGTTTCAGCAGAATCAGACGCAATGGAATGCGCTGGCTGATACCGAGGGTTTTATTGTTACTTATCCGCTGGGTAATAACAGAATGTGGGATACCAGCGGTATGGGTGATGTGATGTTTGTGGAGGCTGTCATGAAGGATATGGAGCTGAAGCACCATGTGGACAAGAACCGCATCTATCTCTCGGGTTTCTCTATGGGTAGCTGGCTGGGGTATCATTGTCTGGAAACGCTTGGCGATCAGATTGCTGCCTTCGGACCAGTAAGCGGTGTGGATATCGGTGAGCAGCCTAGAGCTAACCGCATGGTGCCTATCATGCATATTCACGGAACCGCTGATGATGTGTTCAAATATACGGGCGATCCTCATCACATGGCTGGCGGTTATCCTAGTATTGAGGAATATGTAAAGAAGTGGGCAGCCTACGAAGGTTGTGATACAAGCAATCCGCAGGTAATCCGTCCTTATCCTGCCGGCAGAAATACTGCAAATGATACCCGTACTATATATAATAATGTGAACGATGATGTAGAAGTGAACCTTATCTCTATTGACGGTAAGGGACATTGGCATTCCAACGAAGCAAACGGGGTAAATTCTACCCAGAAACTGTGGAACTTCTTCAAGCGTCATCAGTTGAACCAGCATTCTACTCCAGATCCTAATTTTCAGATTTATCTTTGTTTCGGACAGTCGAACATGGAGGGTAATGCCGTTATCGAGGCCCAGGATAAGACGGGTGTGAACCCTCGTTTCATGGCAATGTATACGCTCGATAATGCCAGTGCCGGATGGACAAAAGGCAAATGGCATACTGCTACTCCGCCTCAGGCTCGTCCTTACACCCGTCTGTCGGTAGTAGATTATTTCGGAAGAAAGATGGTTGATAATCTGTCTGACGAGGTGAAGGTGGGAACCATCACCGTAGCTGTAGGCGGTGCTAGCATCGATCTCTTCGATAAGGATAAGTATCAGTCTTATCTCAATGATGCCAATACACCCGACTGGCTCCGCAATTATGCCAAGGAGTATGGCGGTAATCCTTACGCCCGTCTTATCGAGTTGGCTAAGATAGCACAGAAGAGTGGTGTTATCAAGGGCATCCTGCTGCATCAGGGCGAAACCAACAACTGCGATCAGACCTGGCCTTCTAAGGTAAAGAAGATTTATGAGGATATTCTTGCTGACCTGGGACTTGATGCCAAGAATGTGCCATTGCTCGTGGGCGAGTTGGGACAGAAAGATCAGGGCGCAGCCTGCTGGGGACATAATGCCATCATCGACAATATCGCAGCTACGATTCCTACTGCTCATGTGGTTTCTTCCAAGGATTGTCCGCTGCAGAGCGATAAACTCCATTTCACAGCAGAGGGCTATCGTATGTTTGGTAAGCGTTATGCCGATGTGATGCTCGAACTTCTGGGTGTGGTACCTGTGGAAAACCGCAACTATTTCATCCGTTACGAGAGTACTGTGGGCGAGAACCTCTGGGACCGTCAGGCTGTCTACACCTTGCCAAAGGCTTTGGAGAAGGGTGCCAAGTATTCGCTGACCATGAAGATGAGAACTTCAGCAGATTGCGCTGAGCTGGGATTCTGGCCTATCTGGAATGCAAGTGAAAACAAGAACCAGTGGGGTGGAAGTGATGATGTGCAGTATGAGGCAGCCTATCCTATAGAGGCTGGCGACTGGAAGACGCTGACCTGGAATTTCACAGCCAACTTCACCTTGGATACCTTCCAGTTTGTATTTGGCAAATACGGTGGTACACTCGATATTGACGACATGGTGTTGGTGAAGGAAGGAACATCAGAGAATCTGATAGCCAACGCCGATTTCTCAGCCCGCAATATTCAGGGCTGGAGCATCAACTGGAAAGGTCCAAGCTATTTTCTTGACAACGAAGCCTATGCATCAACAGGCATCGAGAAGCCAGCTGTGGCAACCATGATGAAATCTGCGGATAAGGCATACTACACCCTTCAAGGTGTGAAGGTTATTCGTCCTACCAAGGGTATCTATATCCATGGTGGTAAGAAAATCGTGATTAAATAA
- a CDS encoding transposase — protein MAQSLSKIYIHLIFHIKSTSPQIRENDLERLHCYIGKLVKTAGCTEIKAGGIGDHVHVLFILSKDVTISEIVEEIKRNSSRWIKDLDPGYYHFFAWQGGYAAYSISQSVVDKTSQYIDNQKEHHTKHSFAEEYRAFLELYNVEYNEKFVFRD, from the coding sequence ATGGCGCAATCCTTATCAAAGATTTACATCCATTTGATTTTCCACATCAAATCAACGAGCCCCCAAATCCGTGAAAATGATTTGGAACGACTCCATTGTTATATCGGCAAACTTGTAAAGACAGCGGGATGTACCGAGATAAAGGCTGGTGGTATAGGCGATCATGTTCATGTATTGTTCATATTATCAAAAGATGTCACGATTTCCGAAATAGTTGAGGAAATCAAGCGAAACAGCAGTAGATGGATAAAGGACCTTGATCCGGGTTATTATCATTTTTTCGCATGGCAGGGTGGTTATGCCGCATATTCCATCAGTCAATCCGTTGTGGACAAAACATCGCAATATATTGATAATCAGAAAGAGCATCACACCAAGCATTCGTTTGCAGAGGAATATAGAGCATTCTTGGAATTATATAATGTGGAATATAATGAAAAATTCGTGTTCCGGGATTAA
- a CDS encoding Rpn family recombination-promoting nuclease/putative transposase, whose protein sequence is MVMKYLDPKADLTFKKIFGNHPKRLISLLNALLPLSEEEQIHEIKYLPTELVPQLEGGKNTIVDVLCTDVRGRKFCVEMQMEWSDAFQQRVLFNASKLYVSQAKKGGKYSELQPVYSLNLINDIFAHDTPDFIHNYRIVHDKDSNKVIEGLHFTFIELPKFTPHSIADKRMMVLWLRFLTEINSNTKDIPADLLNDPEIGKAVEDLEVSGFTDAELRAYDKFWDSVSVERTLLDDRYQKGMEEGMEKGMEKGMEKGMEKGRAEGKHEANTETAQRLLAMGLSAEQVSKATQLPLEIIKNLSNT, encoded by the coding sequence ATGGTTATGAAGTACTTAGATCCCAAGGCAGACCTTACGTTCAAGAAGATATTCGGCAATCATCCTAAAAGACTGATCAGTCTCCTGAACGCCCTCCTGCCACTCAGCGAAGAAGAGCAGATACACGAGATAAAGTATCTGCCTACAGAACTTGTGCCTCAGCTCGAAGGGGGCAAGAACACCATAGTGGATGTACTCTGCACCGATGTCAGAGGCAGGAAGTTCTGCGTGGAAATGCAGATGGAATGGTCTGACGCTTTCCAGCAGCGAGTACTGTTCAATGCATCTAAGCTCTATGTGAGTCAGGCAAAAAAGGGAGGAAAATACAGCGAACTCCAACCCGTATATTCTCTCAACCTGATAAATGATATCTTTGCGCATGATACTCCGGATTTCATTCACAACTACCGCATCGTGCACGATAAGGACAGCAATAAGGTCATCGAGGGCTTGCATTTCACCTTCATTGAACTCCCTAAGTTCACTCCTCATTCCATTGCCGATAAGCGCATGATGGTCTTGTGGCTCCGTTTCCTCACAGAAATAAATTCCAATACGAAGGATATTCCTGCCGACCTGCTCAATGATCCAGAGATTGGAAAAGCCGTAGAAGATCTTGAAGTTTCCGGCTTTACGGATGCCGAACTCCGTGCCTATGATAAATTCTGGGATTCGGTAAGTGTTGAAAGAACCCTTCTGGATGACAGATATCAGAAAGGAATGGAAGAAGGCATGGAGAAAGGCATGGAGAAAGGTATGGAAAAAGGTATGGAGAAAGGTAGAGCAGAAGGCAAGCATGAGGCCAACACAGAAACAGCACAACGATTGCTGGCAATGGGACTTTCTGCCGAACAGGTTTCCAAAGCTACCCAGCTACCTTTGGAAATCATTAAGAATCTGAGCAATACATAA